A single region of the Chryseobacterium culicis genome encodes:
- a CDS encoding sodium-translocating pyrophosphatase has product MDLFMLVPIFGVIALLYTFLQSNWVNKQNAGNEKMKIISGHIADGAMAFLKAEYKILTYFVVVVAILLAVMGSSNANSHWSIGVAFAVGAIFSASAGFIGMKIATKANVRTAEAARTSLSKALKVSFTGGTVMGMGVAGLAVLGLGALFLIIKQIFAPEATVDSHEMEKTIEILTGFSLGAESIALFARVGGGIYTKAADVGADLVGKVEAGIPEDDPRNPATIADNVGDNVGDVAGMGADLFGSYVATVLATMVLGRETVSDDAFGGFAPILLPMLIAGTGIIFSMIGTLFVKINDNEGSSTSSVQNALNLGNWGSIVITAIASYFLVTYILPEKMVLRGHEFTKMGVFGAIMVGLVVGTLMSIITEYYTAMGKRPVSSIVRQSSTGHATNIIGGLSVGMESTLLPIIVLAGGIYGSYLCAGLYGVAIAAAGMMATTAMQLAIDAFGPIADNAGGIAEMSELPKEVREKTDILDAVGNTTAATGKGFAIASAALTALALFAAFVGIAGIDGIDIYRADVLAGLFVGGMIPFIFSSLAITAVGQAAMAMVEEVRRQFREIPGILEGKAQPEYEKCVAISTDASIRKMMLPGAIAIISPLLIGFIFGPEVLGGFLAGATVCGVLMGMFQNNAGGAWDNAKKSFEKGVDINGQTYYKGSEPHKASVTGDTVGDPFKDTSGPSMNILIKLMSIVSLVIAPTLAVLHKDKIEANRKAKIESLTGISGTAAAVNGDAKIITVIPGEIKGHLNENGDFVYETGNIQKIKLDGGKTIAIGDGSQLYQLYHVVKQKDKSALDPNKWYTIENLYFETGSSDLKAESVLQLNTLAEILNAYPALKIKLGGYTDNSGNEDSNLKLSNLRAQTAKLKLLELGISADRIEAEGYGSQHPVCEANDTDECKAKNRRIDVRVLAL; this is encoded by the coding sequence ATGGATCTATTTATGTTAGTGCCAATTTTTGGTGTCATAGCTTTGCTTTATACATTTCTTCAGAGCAACTGGGTCAATAAACAGAATGCCGGAAATGAAAAAATGAAAATAATCAGCGGCCATATTGCAGACGGTGCAATGGCTTTTCTAAAGGCTGAATATAAAATCTTAACGTACTTTGTTGTTGTAGTTGCCATTCTATTGGCGGTGATGGGCTCAAGCAATGCCAATTCACACTGGAGTATCGGAGTTGCCTTTGCGGTGGGAGCGATATTCTCTGCATCAGCCGGTTTTATCGGTATGAAAATCGCCACCAAAGCGAATGTGAGAACTGCTGAAGCTGCAAGAACTTCACTATCAAAAGCTCTTAAAGTATCTTTTACCGGAGGAACCGTAATGGGAATGGGAGTTGCCGGACTGGCTGTGCTGGGCTTAGGAGCTTTATTCCTGATTATTAAACAGATCTTTGCACCTGAAGCAACTGTTGATTCTCATGAAATGGAAAAGACCATTGAAATTCTCACAGGATTTTCTCTTGGAGCTGAGTCCATTGCCCTTTTTGCAAGAGTAGGAGGTGGTATTTATACAAAAGCAGCTGATGTGGGCGCTGATCTTGTAGGTAAAGTAGAAGCCGGAATTCCGGAAGATGATCCCCGAAACCCTGCAACCATTGCAGATAATGTAGGAGATAATGTAGGAGATGTTGCAGGAATGGGTGCTGACCTTTTCGGGTCTTATGTTGCAACAGTTCTGGCAACGATGGTATTGGGTAGAGAAACTGTGTCTGATGATGCGTTCGGAGGTTTTGCACCAATTCTTTTACCCATGCTGATTGCAGGAACAGGAATTATCTTTTCCATGATCGGAACTTTATTCGTGAAAATTAATGATAATGAAGGTTCATCTACTTCCAGCGTTCAGAATGCTTTAAACCTTGGAAACTGGGGAAGTATCGTGATTACCGCTATTGCATCTTACTTCCTGGTAACCTATATTCTTCCTGAAAAAATGGTTCTCAGAGGTCATGAATTTACTAAAATGGGAGTATTCGGAGCCATTATGGTAGGTCTGGTAGTAGGAACTTTAATGAGTATTATTACAGAATATTATACAGCAATGGGGAAAAGACCGGTTTCCAGTATTGTGAGACAATCTTCTACAGGACATGCAACCAATATTATCGGTGGGCTTTCCGTGGGTATGGAATCTACTTTGCTTCCGATTATTGTGCTGGCAGGAGGAATCTATGGTTCTTACCTGTGTGCCGGACTTTACGGAGTGGCTATTGCAGCAGCAGGAATGATGGCTACTACAGCGATGCAGCTTGCTATCGATGCTTTCGGACCTATTGCGGATAATGCCGGAGGGATTGCCGAAATGAGTGAGCTTCCTAAAGAAGTCCGTGAAAAAACAGATATTCTTGATGCGGTAGGAAATACAACGGCGGCTACAGGAAAAGGATTTGCCATTGCTTCAGCAGCATTGACAGCATTGGCCTTATTTGCAGCTTTTGTTGGGATAGCGGGAATTGACGGGATTGATATTTACAGAGCAGATGTCCTTGCCGGATTATTTGTAGGAGGAATGATTCCGTTTATCTTTTCATCATTAGCAATTACAGCGGTAGGACAGGCAGCAATGGCGATGGTAGAAGAAGTAAGACGACAGTTCCGTGAAATACCGGGAATTCTGGAAGGAAAAGCACAACCTGAATATGAAAAATGTGTAGCTATTTCTACGGATGCATCCATTAGAAAAATGATGTTGCCGGGCGCTATTGCCATTATTTCTCCACTTTTAATCGGATTTATTTTCGGGCCTGAAGTGCTGGGTGGATTCCTTGCTGGAGCTACGGTTTGCGGTGTTTTGATGGGGATGTTCCAGAATAATGCAGGTGGAGCGTGGGATAATGCAAAAAAATCATTTGAAAAAGGGGTAGATATCAACGGTCAGACTTATTATAAAGGTTCAGAACCTCATAAGGCATCCGTAACAGGGGATACTGTAGGAGATCCATTTAAAGATACTTCAGGACCATCTATGAATATCCTGATCAAATTAATGTCTATTGTTTCTTTGGTTATTGCACCTACTTTGGCCGTTTTACATAAAGATAAAATTGAGGCGAACAGAAAAGCGAAAATTGAAAGTCTTACAGGAATTTCCGGCACTGCAGCGGCTGTAAATGGAGATGCTAAAATAATTACGGTTATTCCGGGAGAAATTAAAGGACATCTTAATGAAAACGGAGACTTTGTTTACGAAACAGGAAATATTCAGAAAATAAAACTGGATGGAGGAAAGACAATAGCCATTGGAGACGGCAGCCAGCTTTACCAGTTGTATCATGTAGTTAAACAAAAAGATAAATCGGCACTAGACCCTAATAAATGGTATACCATTGAAAACCTTTATTTTGAAACAGGGTCAAGTGATCTGAAAGCAGAATCTGTACTCCAGCTGAATACTTTAGCTGAAATTCTAAATGCTTACCCGGCTCTGAAAATAAAATTAGGGGGGTATACAGACAACAGTGGTAATGAGGATAGTAATCTCAAGTTATCTAATTTACGGGCACAAACAGCAAAGCTTAAACTGCTTGAGTTAGGTATTTCGGCAGACAGAATAGAAGCAGAAGGATATGGATCACAGCATCCTGTATGTGAAGCTAATGACACTGATGAATGCAAAGCGAAAAACAGAAGAATTGATGTAAGGGTTTTGGCTCTTTAA
- a CDS encoding aminotransferase class I/II-fold pyridoxal phosphate-dependent enzyme — protein sequence MDKIYGFTHYSFFTEMSELAIRNGSFDLSLGLPDFDIDERLTIFLKEAAEKDTHHYEPLAGNPLLIESIIRFNIKRPHSLSITNKEITIVPCATFALYTSLKSILNQNDEVIIIQPSYYTYGPAVVMNGGLPVYYDLDGDFTINWDQFKSCITEKTRAVIVNSPQNPTGKIWKKEDWNQLYELIKDRNIYLISEEIYDTYCYDGNEHYSSFIHPELREKTFCIFSFGKMFHTSGWKVSYMLASEALTAKFQCHQQYISYSANAPAQYAIARYLDVFDSAVNKKLMQKKRDTFNELIKETPLQVEQMAEGSVFQVVNFRNISKSMTDVEFSKWLTIEKKVSCLPLSAFYNSRQDSDYIRFSFAKKDELIIQALEHLKRNL from the coding sequence GTGGATAAAATTTACGGATTTACTCATTATTCCTTTTTCACAGAAATGTCCGAGCTGGCCATCAGGAACGGAAGTTTTGATCTTTCTCTGGGACTTCCCGATTTTGATATAGACGAGCGCCTTACAATATTTTTAAAAGAAGCTGCTGAAAAAGATACTCATCATTATGAGCCTCTTGCCGGCAATCCTCTGCTCATTGAAAGTATCATCCGTTTCAATATCAAACGGCCCCATAGTTTAAGCATTACGAATAAGGAAATCACGATTGTTCCTTGTGCAACTTTTGCTTTATATACCTCCCTTAAATCCATTCTGAATCAGAATGATGAAGTCATTATTATACAGCCTTCCTATTATACCTATGGACCTGCTGTTGTTATGAATGGTGGACTCCCTGTCTATTACGATCTTGATGGTGATTTTACGATCAACTGGGATCAGTTTAAAAGCTGTATTACTGAAAAAACCAGAGCAGTCATTGTGAACTCTCCTCAGAATCCAACCGGGAAGATTTGGAAAAAGGAAGACTGGAATCAACTGTATGAACTGATTAAAGACCGTAATATTTATTTAATTTCGGAAGAAATATATGACACTTATTGTTATGACGGGAATGAACATTACAGTTCTTTTATTCATCCTGAACTCAGGGAAAAGACGTTCTGTATTTTTTCTTTTGGGAAAATGTTTCATACTTCTGGGTGGAAAGTCAGTTATATGCTTGCTTCCGAAGCTTTAACGGCAAAATTTCAATGTCATCAGCAGTATATTTCTTACAGTGCCAATGCTCCGGCTCAATATGCAATAGCCAGATATCTTGATGTATTCGATTCAGCTGTTAATAAAAAACTCATGCAGAAAAAACGGGATACATTTAATGAACTGATCAAGGAAACTCCTCTTCAGGTTGAACAAATGGCGGAAGGAAGTGTTTTCCAGGTTGTTAATTTCAGGAATATTTCTAAAAGCATGACAGATGTAGAATTTTCAAAGTGGCTGACCATTGAGAAAAAGGTTTCCTGTCTTCCGCTTTCTGCTTTTTATAATTCAAGACAGGATTCGGATTATATAAGATTCAGCTTTGCTAAAAAAGACGAGTTGATTATTCAGGCGTTGGAGCATTTGAAGAGAAATCTTTAA
- a CDS encoding M28 family metallopeptidase: MKKILIPLFAMAVVTSCGTAKISDGNASHPVSTKHNKAFNNAYKVINAEDLKKNLYVIAADDMEGRDTGSKGQKKAGEYMINYYKTLGISAPKALGSYYQKVPSEFMKKRGGGNLPDSENILAFIEGTEKPDEIVVVSAHYDHVGTKNGVVYNGADDDGSGTVAVMEIAKAFQQAKKAGKGPKRSILFLHVTGEEHGLFGSEYYSENPVFPLANTVVDLNIDMIGRDDPANRGKQYVYVIGSEMLSSQLKVINEAANKRTNNLELNYKYDDLNDPEQLYYRSDHYNFAKHNIPVAFFFDGIHEDYHKPGDDPEKIDYQLLEKRTQLIFTTAWDIANREERIVVDKK, from the coding sequence ATGAAAAAAATACTTATTCCGTTATTTGCAATGGCTGTAGTAACCAGTTGTGGAACGGCAAAAATATCTGACGGGAATGCTTCACATCCTGTTTCTACAAAACATAACAAAGCATTTAATAATGCATACAAAGTGATCAATGCTGAGGATTTAAAGAAAAACCTGTATGTCATTGCTGCAGATGATATGGAAGGACGTGATACCGGAAGCAAAGGACAGAAAAAAGCGGGTGAGTATATGATTAATTATTATAAAACCCTGGGTATTTCAGCGCCTAAAGCATTAGGCTCATACTATCAGAAAGTGCCGTCTGAATTTATGAAAAAGAGAGGAGGAGGCAATCTTCCTGATTCTGAAAATATTTTAGCTTTTATTGAAGGAACTGAAAAGCCAGACGAGATTGTGGTGGTTTCTGCACATTATGATCACGTAGGAACCAAAAATGGAGTAGTTTACAACGGGGCAGATGATGACGGAAGCGGAACGGTAGCCGTAATGGAAATCGCTAAAGCATTCCAGCAGGCAAAAAAAGCTGGAAAAGGACCTAAAAGATCAATCCTGTTTCTGCATGTTACAGGTGAAGAACACGGACTGTTTGGTTCAGAATATTATTCTGAAAACCCTGTTTTCCCATTAGCCAATACGGTTGTTGATCTTAATATTGATATGATCGGACGTGACGATCCTGCCAACAGAGGAAAGCAATATGTGTATGTGATTGGCTCTGAAATGCTAAGTTCTCAGCTTAAAGTCATTAATGAAGCAGCCAACAAAAGAACCAATAATCTGGAACTGAATTATAAATACGATGATTTGAATGACCCTGAACAATTGTATTACCGTTCAGATCACTATAACTTCGCCAAACACAATATTCCTGTAGCATTCTTCTTTGATGGTATTCATGAAGATTATCACAAACCAGGTGATGATCCTGAAAAGATTGATTATCAGCTATTGGAAAAAAGAACTCAGCTTATTTTTACAACAGCCTGGGATATCGCGAACAGAGAAGAAAGAATTGTTGTTGATAAAAAATAA
- a CDS encoding GNAT family N-acetyltransferase has product MKIMIREAKPEDIPQIQKVRNSVKENILSDPGLVTDKDCEEFLFQRGKGWVCEMKNQVVGFSIADLKENNIWALFVHPDFENQGIGRKLHDIMLDWYFEQNKDFVWLGTSPGTRAENFYRKSGWKEAGKHGKDEIKFELTHKDWKNKEI; this is encoded by the coding sequence ATGAAGATAATGATCCGGGAAGCAAAACCAGAAGACATTCCACAGATTCAGAAGGTAAGAAATTCTGTGAAAGAAAATATACTCTCAGATCCGGGATTGGTTACTGATAAAGACTGTGAAGAATTTTTGTTTCAAAGAGGAAAAGGCTGGGTATGTGAGATGAAAAATCAGGTTGTTGGTTTTTCTATTGCAGACCTTAAAGAGAATAATATATGGGCACTCTTTGTACATCCGGATTTTGAAAATCAGGGAATTGGCAGAAAACTTCATGATATCATGCTTGACTGGTATTTTGAACAGAATAAAGATTTTGTATGGCTGGGTACTTCACCGGGAACAAGAGCCGAAAACTTCTATAGAAAATCTGGCTGGAAAGAAGCAGGAAAGCATGGCAAAGATGAGATTAAGTTTGAATTGACCCATAAAGACTGGAAAAATAAAGAAATATGA
- a CDS encoding glyoxalase, protein MTPKLKSIRPFIGAQNFEVSRNFYRDLGFEEVVLEPKLSLFIREEIGFYLQDYYAKEWVDNTMIFMEVTDTDEFWKELVSLGLPDQYENVRLTPVRTMDWGKECFVHDPSGILWHFGEFF, encoded by the coding sequence ATGACACCAAAACTGAAATCTATCAGACCTTTTATCGGGGCACAAAATTTTGAAGTCAGCAGAAACTTTTACAGAGATCTGGGATTTGAAGAAGTTGTTTTGGAGCCGAAATTATCCCTGTTTATACGTGAAGAAATTGGCTTTTATCTTCAGGATTATTATGCCAAAGAATGGGTTGATAATACAATGATCTTTATGGAAGTAACTGATACTGATGAATTCTGGAAAGAATTGGTGTCTTTAGGACTTCCGGATCAATATGAAAATGTAAGACTTACTCCTGTAAGAACGATGGATTGGGGAAAAGAGTGTTTTGTACACGATCCCTCAGGAATATTGTGGCATTTCGGAGAGTTTTTTTAA
- a CDS encoding endonuclease V → MIYAFDTYYYEDYANTVCIAFEDWSSEKEVEIFIEQIPVSSEYESGAFYKRELPCIVSLLKKITLKPEDIIIVDGYVTLDNEGKIGLGGHLYEVLDDKTPVVGIAKNEFTTPDSQRRSVFRGESKTPLFVTARGIDVDDVQIKVEQMHGAYRIPTLLKKLDQLSRA, encoded by the coding sequence ATGATTTACGCATTCGATACCTATTATTATGAAGATTATGCCAATACGGTGTGTATTGCATTTGAAGACTGGTCATCTGAAAAAGAAGTGGAAATTTTTATAGAACAGATCCCTGTGAGTTCAGAATATGAAAGTGGAGCCTTTTACAAAAGAGAATTACCCTGCATTGTAAGCCTTTTAAAGAAAATAACATTAAAACCAGAAGATATTATCATTGTGGATGGATATGTTACACTGGATAATGAGGGAAAAATTGGCTTAGGAGGACACCTTTATGAAGTATTGGACGATAAAACCCCTGTTGTGGGAATTGCAAAAAATGAATTTACAACCCCGGATTCCCAGCGAAGAAGTGTATTCCGTGGGGAAAGTAAAACACCACTTTTTGTGACTGCCAGAGGAATTGACGTTGATGATGTTCAGATAAAAGTAGAACAGATGCATGGTGCTTACAGAATCCCTACACTGCTGAAAAAACTGGATCAGCTGAGCAGAGCATAA
- a CDS encoding acetyl-CoA C-acyltransferase, with the protein MKEVFILSAKRTSIGGFMGSLSGFTATQLGAIAIRDAYENIGLAPEHVDSVYMGNVLSAGVGQSPARQAAIFAGIPVDKDATTINKVCASGMKSVMMGAQQIQLGLDHIVMTGGMESMSNVPHYVKLRQGTKLGDTSLIDGLIKDGLWDVYNDFHMGSAAELGVKKYGLTRQELDEYALFSYQRAQEAAKNGKFSNELIPISIEGKKGAVIVDKDEDIDKLIPEKIALLKPAFEADGTLTAANSSNLNDGAAAIVLGSSEAIAHHNLKPLARIVAYADAAQSPEWFTTSPSVAIEKLLKQTGLRLSDIDFFEINEAYSSVILSNQKILGYDLNKVNIYGGAVALGHPIGASGARIVTTLVNVLRQEKGRYGIAAICNGGGGASAILIENID; encoded by the coding sequence ATGAAAGAAGTATTTATATTATCAGCAAAACGTACCTCTATAGGTGGTTTTATGGGAAGTTTGTCTGGATTTACAGCAACTCAGCTAGGAGCTATAGCTATTCGGGATGCCTACGAAAACATTGGACTTGCTCCTGAACATGTAGACAGTGTGTATATGGGAAATGTGCTCAGTGCCGGAGTGGGGCAGTCCCCAGCGAGACAGGCAGCTATTTTTGCCGGAATTCCTGTAGATAAGGATGCGACAACAATTAATAAAGTCTGTGCTTCAGGAATGAAATCAGTAATGATGGGTGCTCAGCAGATCCAGCTTGGTCTGGACCATATTGTAATGACGGGAGGAATGGAAAGCATGAGTAATGTTCCGCATTATGTAAAGCTCCGTCAGGGAACAAAACTGGGAGATACCAGCCTTATTGATGGGCTGATCAAAGATGGACTGTGGGATGTATACAATGATTTCCACATGGGAAGTGCAGCGGAATTAGGCGTGAAAAAATATGGTCTTACCAGACAGGAACTGGATGAATATGCTCTGTTTTCATATCAGAGAGCTCAGGAAGCGGCTAAAAACGGCAAGTTCAGTAATGAATTGATCCCAATATCCATTGAAGGTAAAAAAGGAGCCGTAATCGTTGATAAAGACGAAGATATCGATAAACTAATTCCTGAGAAAATAGCTCTTCTGAAGCCTGCATTTGAAGCAGACGGAACCCTTACCGCTGCCAATTCCAGTAATCTGAATGATGGTGCTGCAGCCATAGTATTAGGATCTTCCGAAGCTATAGCGCATCATAATCTGAAGCCACTGGCAAGAATAGTAGCCTATGCAGACGCAGCTCAGTCGCCGGAATGGTTTACCACTTCGCCTTCTGTAGCTATTGAAAAGTTGCTAAAGCAAACAGGTCTTCGTTTGTCTGATATCGACTTTTTCGAAATTAATGAAGCCTATTCCTCGGTGATTTTATCCAATCAGAAAATCCTGGGCTATGATCTGAACAAAGTAAACATATATGGAGGAGCAGTTGCATTAGGGCATCCGATTGGGGCTTCAGGAGCAAGAATTGTAACCACTTTGGTGAATGTTTTACGTCAGGAAAAAGGAAGATATGGGATTGCTGCCATCTGTAATGGTGGAGGAGGTGCTTCCGCAATTCTTATTGAAAATATAGACTAA
- a CDS encoding T9SS type A sorting domain-containing protein: MKKITTLSGIVLASLMNAQAQYCMPTFQYGADSNMISHVTFGNINNSSPVQSGNAQVYENFTSMSTDLQSGSNYNISVTGPSSTFPSDVVVFIDFNQNGNFDDAGESFYIGRLEAANPANAFTINNTITIPATAANGSTRMRVLKNTNVQAYSNPAAPNSISSACDSSLRAGQTEDYSVNIIGQTANFPAPYCGTENITSLTVSEISTVEFAGVVRNSAFDGNSDVLENFTATVFNVNRGNTYPITVTGGTHGQDTVSAYAYIDFNHNNQFDADEQFNLGYLDNSNPVSGQQSGVTTGNITIPVGAQLGETRFRLVKAYESNSWMGALKNLPCPSGWFIGQAEDYTLNIQPESLSTSEVSKEASANVKIYPNPTTNSVTIKMKEGLEKYEIYNLSGQKLLEGNSLTVSMDSFVPGTYLIKIQTKNQKLITEKIIKK; this comes from the coding sequence ATGAAAAAAATAACTACTCTTTCTGGTATTGTACTTGCCTCACTGATGAATGCACAGGCACAGTATTGTATGCCGACCTTTCAGTATGGAGCTGACAGCAATATGATTAGTCATGTAACTTTCGGGAACATTAATAATTCATCTCCTGTTCAGTCCGGGAACGCACAGGTTTATGAGAATTTTACCTCAATGTCTACTGATTTACAATCCGGAAGTAATTACAATATTTCTGTGACTGGTCCTTCCAGCACATTTCCAAGTGATGTAGTTGTTTTTATAGACTTTAATCAGAATGGTAATTTTGATGATGCCGGAGAAAGTTTCTATATTGGAAGACTTGAAGCAGCCAATCCAGCCAATGCGTTTACCATCAACAATACAATAACGATTCCTGCCACTGCAGCCAACGGAAGTACAAGAATGAGGGTTCTTAAAAATACAAATGTTCAGGCGTATTCTAATCCTGCAGCTCCAAATTCTATCAGTTCTGCATGTGATAGCAGTTTAAGAGCGGGACAGACAGAGGATTATTCTGTTAATATTATAGGGCAGACCGCCAATTTTCCGGCTCCCTATTGTGGCACTGAAAATATTACAAGTTTGACCGTAAGTGAGATCAGTACAGTAGAATTTGCCGGAGTTGTTAGAAACAGTGCGTTCGACGGGAATTCTGATGTTCTTGAAAATTTCACAGCAACAGTTTTCAATGTTAATCGTGGAAATACCTATCCGATAACAGTTACAGGAGGAACGCATGGACAAGATACCGTATCAGCTTATGCTTATATCGATTTTAACCATAATAATCAGTTTGATGCTGATGAACAATTTAATCTTGGATACTTGGATAACTCCAATCCGGTTTCTGGTCAGCAATCTGGGGTTACAACAGGTAATATAACCATTCCGGTAGGAGCACAACTGGGAGAAACCCGTTTCAGACTGGTAAAAGCATATGAATCCAATTCATGGATGGGAGCTTTGAAGAATCTTCCGTGTCCTTCAGGTTGGTTTATTGGGCAGGCAGAGGATTATACTTTAAATATTCAGCCTGAGAGTCTTTCAACATCAGAAGTTTCTAAAGAGGCTTCAGCCAATGTGAAAATTTATCCAAATCCTACAACAAACTCAGTGACAATTAAGATGAAAGAAGGACTGGAAAAATACGAAATCTACAATCTGTCAGGACAAAAACTGCTGGAAGGGAATTCATTAACGGTTTCTATGGACAGTTTTGTTCCGGGAACTTATCTGATTAAAATTCAGACAAAAAATCAAAAGCTCATCACAGAAAAGATTATCAAGAAATAG